Below is a genomic region from Candidatus Saccharimonadia bacterium.
CACCCCGGCCAAAAACCCCGCTACCGGCGGTATCACCCGCGCCAGCAACGCCAAAATCACCCCCAGCAGCACCTGTGCCACAAACCACCCAGCCACCAGGAGCACCGCATCGCGAACCCCCCACGGTACCCGCAAATATTCCGGCAGCTCCTTCGGCCCCTTCACCTAGGGACGCTTTCGCACATCGTAAATCGTAATCACAACCATCAACGCCATCAGCGCCATAAAACCAATCGTGTGAATTTTGGCCTCTGTTTCGGCCGAAATACTCCGCTTCATAAACCGCCGCAGCGTAATTACCGCCAGCCGACCCCCATCGAGCGCCGGCAGCGGCAGCACATTAAACGCCGCCAGCGCCACCGCAATATTAGCCATAAACACAAAGATATAAGCCAATCCCAGCGACGACAAACTCTGCAAAATAAACACAATGCCGAGCGGACCCGAAGCCGCTTCCGCCGCCGCTGGTACCGCCGGCGAAAACAACCCCACGAGCAACGCCGGTATGTGCACGAGCAGCATCACCACCCCCACGATCGTCGCCACAAACAACGCCCCCGTAATGTACAACGCCGCCGCCACAGCACTCAACGGATCGTACCGCAGCTTGTACACCTGTTGGCTGCCTACGCCTAGATACCCGTCCTTGGACCCCGCTTCGCGCAGCTTCACCGACACCTCGCGCGCAGCCGAACCGCTCCGGACCTGCAGCTGCACGGTCTGACCAGCATGAGTCTTGGTATAATCCCGCAGCGCCGCCTCACTAGCGAGCTTGGTGCCCCCGGCCGACAGCAAATAATCACCTCGCTTCAAGCCTGCCGCAGCCGCCGGCGAACCCGCCACCACCTCGGCCAAAATCAACTCCCGCGGCTGGGCATACTCAGTGTGCAAAAACGATGGCTCAAACGACGGCCCCAGCGCCGGCAAGCCCGTCACGCACAAGCCGTACAGCAATACCACCGCCGTTAGCAAATTCATCGCCACCCCGGCCAGCAAGATCTTGGCCTTGGTACCAAATTTAGCCGCCGCAAACGTCCCCGCCCCCGATTCGGCCGTATCCTCACCCTTCAGACGCACAAACCCGCCCAACGGAAACCAGTTTATCGAATACAACGTGCCCTTAATCTTCTTCCCCCACAGCCGCGGCGGAAATCCAATACCAAACTCTTCCACCTCTACGCCGCCGCGTCGAGCAGCCACAAAGTGCCCCAACTCGTGCAAAATCACCAGCAGCGAAAACAGCACAATCACAAGAATAATAACTAGCATCGCTATCTATTGTAACCTATTTGCCAAACCGCCGCTGCCGCCGTTCGTATTCATCGAAGGCCACACCCAGATCAGCCACGGTAAACGCCGGCCACGGGGTAGGCGTAAAGTACAGCTCGGCGTAGCTCACTCGCCACAGCATAAAGCCGCTCAAGCGCTGCTCGCCCGATGTCCGAATCACGAAGTCGACCGGCGGCAATTCGGGGTGATACAAATACCCCGCCAGCCGCTCCACGGTCACTTCGGCCGCCGCTACCCCATCGGCCACCAACCGCGCCACGCCTTCAGCCAGCTCCACGTGGCCACCGTAGTTGAAACACATCGCCACCACCGCCCGCGTGTTGTGAGCCGTTTTGGCCTCGGCTGATTCAATAGCCCTCAGCACCTTCACGCTCAGCCGCTCCCGCGAGCCCACAAACACCACCTTCAGGCCCTCGCGAGCATATTTACCGAGCTCCTTGGTGGCAATCCACACCAAAAGATCCATCAAATATTCCACTTCTTCACTACTCCGCCGCCAATTTTCGGTGGAAAAAACATACGCCGAAACGTAGCGTACACCACGACCAACCGCCTCTCGCACGATCTCGTGCAGATTTTCGTAACCACGACGGTGCCCCTCAAGCTGCGGCAAACCCTCAGCCCGTGCCCAGCGCCGGTTGCCATCCAAAATCAGCCCCAAATGAGTCGGCACCAGCCTCGCAGGCACGGATTCGGTCACTAGACCTCCATGATCTCCTTGGCTTTGGCGGCCTCGAGCTCCTCGATGCGGCGCTGAAACTTCTCAATCATTTTGTTCAGTTCAGCTTCAGCAAACTTCACGTCGTCGCTTGTCGCCTCTTTGGCTTTTTCCAGCTTCTTGACCTCGCCCAGCACGTCGTGGCGGATATTGCGCAACGCAATCCGGCAGTCCTCCACCTTGCTACCCAGGCTTTTTACAATCTCTTTGCGACGCTCCTCGGTCAACGGCGGAATGCTCATCCGCACCACGTTACCATCATTGCTCGGGTTGAGCCCCAGCGCCTGATTTTCTCGAATCGCCTTCTCAATCGGCCCAATCGCGGTCTTGTCCCACGGCGCCACCGCCAGACTACGCGCATCGGGCGTGCTCACCGAAGCCACCGCCCGAAGCGGCTGCACCGCGCCGTACAGCTCCACGATCACGCCATCCAACAACGCCACTGAGGCGCGGCCGGTGCGCAAGCTCTTGAGGTCCTCGCCAAAGTGCACCACGGCCTTTTCCATTTTCAGTCCAGTCGATTCAACGAGTGCTCGAATCATACCCCTCCTAGTTCCATCCGCGTATACCGGCGAATGACTATATTCTCTCCCAATTTGGCAATTAAGTCTGTAGTCAATTTACCTACCGTTACGTCGGGATCCTTCACAAACGGCTGGTTGATCAGGCAAACCTGCTCATAGTATTTAGCTAGTTTGCCATCCACGATCTTCTCAATAATCTCGGCCGGCTTGCCCTCAACCTCCTTGCGATAGATCGCCTTCTCGCTCTCTACCACCTCAGCTGGCACTGCCTCCGGGTTCAAATATTCGGGCGCCGCCGCCGCAATGTGCATCGCTACGTCGCGCACAAAGATCTTAAAGTCATCCGTACGCGCCACAAAATCAGTTTCGCAGTTCACCTCCACGAGCACGCCAATGCGGCCGCCGTGCACATAACCTTCGATCACGCCAGCCCGAGCCTCGCGATCGCTCTTTTTGGCCGCCGAGGCCTCGCCCTTTTCGCGCAAATACTTCACCGCCGCATCAAAATCACCGCCGGCAGCCTCAAGCGCCTCTTTGGCCTTCATCATTCCTGCGCCCGTTTGGTCGCGCAGTTTTTTGATATCTTCTACCGAAACCGCCATGACTTAAGCCTCCTCCGTCTTATCAGCCGCCTTGCTGGCGTGCAGCTTGGCGCCTTCAGCCGCCGCCTCTGCCACCGCACCCGTGATTACCCGCACGCTCTTGATGGCGTCGTCATTGGCCGGAATTTTGTAATCCACCAGATCGGGGTCGGCGTTGCTATCCACGATCGCGATCACCGGAATACCCAGTTTACGCGCCTCGGCCACGGCGATCATCTCGCCCGGCACATCCACGACATAAATCGCCGCCGGCAAGCCATCCATGTGCTTAATGCCGCCAAAGACACGGTTGAGCGCTGCTACCTCGTTTGAAAAATCGAGCAATTCTTTCTTGTTGTACTTGGCCTGGAAGTCGCTCTCCAAACCCGCCTCAAGTTTCTTGAGCCGCTGCACCTGCAACCGAATAGTACGGAAGTTGGTGAGCATGCCACCCAGCCATCGCTCGGTAACGTATGGCAAATTATTGGCCTCGGCGATTTCCTTGATCACCGGCGCCGCCTGGCGCTTGGTGCCCACGAGCAAAACCTTGCCGCCATGCGACGCGGTTTCGCGCGCAAATGTCGTGGCCTCTTTGAGCATTATGCCCGTCTTGGTGAGGTCCAAAATGTGCACCCCGCCCCGCGCGCCATAAATGTACTCGCGCATTTTGGGATTCCACCGGCGGGTCTGATGCCCAAAGTGTGCACCGGCCTCAAGTAGTTCTTTTAGGCTTACATCAGCCATTATTGTGTCCTTTCATCTACGCACGACCACCCAAGCGGGAGGATTACGGCCGGGCTGATTCGTTAAAATATTTAAGCTCCCGGACTATAGCAGATTTACCCGTGCAAGACAACACCCCGCCGCAAAGAAGAAAGGCTCGCCGAGAACGGCAAAACCTTTCTCCGCGAGCCATAAAATCAC
It encodes:
- the rpsB gene encoding 30S ribosomal protein S2, with product MADVSLKELLEAGAHFGHQTRRWNPKMREYIYGARGGVHILDLTKTGIMLKEATTFARETASHGGKVLLVGTKRQAAPVIKEIAEANNLPYVTERWLGGMLTNFRTIRLQVQRLKKLEAGLESDFQAKYNKKELLDFSNEVAALNRVFGGIKHMDGLPAAIYVVDVPGEMIAVAEARKLGIPVIAIVDSNADPDLVDYKIPANDDAIKSVRVITGAVAEAAAEGAKLHASKAADKTEEA
- the tsf gene encoding translation elongation factor Ts; the protein is MAVSVEDIKKLRDQTGAGMMKAKEALEAAGGDFDAAVKYLREKGEASAAKKSDREARAGVIEGYVHGGRIGVLVEVNCETDFVARTDDFKIFVRDVAMHIAAAAPEYLNPEAVPAEVVESEKAIYRKEVEGKPAEIIEKIVDGKLAKYYEQVCLINQPFVKDPDVTVGKLTTDLIAKLGENIVIRRYTRMELGGV
- the uppS gene encoding polyprenyl diphosphate synthase; the protein is MTESVPARLVPTHLGLILDGNRRWARAEGLPQLEGHRRGYENLHEIVREAVGRGVRYVSAYVFSTENWRRSSEEVEYLMDLLVWIATKELGKYAREGLKVVFVGSRERLSVKVLRAIESAEAKTAHNTRAVVAMCFNYGGHVELAEGVARLVADGVAAAEVTVERLAGYLYHPELPPVDFVIRTSGEQRLSGFMLWRVSYAELYFTPTPWPAFTVADLGVAFDEYERRQRRFGK
- the frr gene encoding ribosome recycling factor, with the protein product MIRALVESTGLKMEKAVVHFGEDLKSLRTGRASVALLDGVIVELYGAVQPLRAVASVSTPDARSLAVAPWDKTAIGPIEKAIRENQALGLNPSNDGNVVRMSIPPLTEERRKEIVKSLGSKVEDCRIALRNIRHDVLGEVKKLEKAKEATSDDVKFAEAELNKMIEKFQRRIEELEAAKAKEIMEV
- a CDS encoding M50 family metallopeptidase — protein: MLVIILVIVLFSLLVILHELGHFVAARRGGVEVEEFGIGFPPRLWGKKIKGTLYSINWFPLGGFVRLKGEDTAESGAGTFAAAKFGTKAKILLAGVAMNLLTAVVLLYGLCVTGLPALGPSFEPSFLHTEYAQPRELILAEVVAGSPAAAAGLKRGDYLLSAGGTKLASEAALRDYTKTHAGQTVQLQVRSGSAAREVSVKLREAGSKDGYLGVGSQQVYKLRYDPLSAVAAALYITGALFVATIVGVVMLLVHIPALLVGLFSPAVPAAAEAASGPLGIVFILQSLSSLGLAYIFVFMANIAVALAAFNVLPLPALDGGRLAVITLRRFMKRSISAETEAKIHTIGFMALMALMVVITIYDVRKRP